CATCCTGCGCTTCGCATCGTCACCCGCGACATCACCCAATGGCAGGAACCTGTCGTCGGGGTCGTGGCCAGGAGGTCGGACCGTGATCCCTTCCTGGTGCTGATCTCCTGCCTGCTCAGTCTCCGAACCAAAGACAAAACGACTGCCGAGGCGAGTGATCGGTTGTTCGCGCTTGCCGCGACTCCTGCCGCAATGCGGGAGTTGTCATTGCCCGCCATCGAGAAGGCCATCTACCCGGTCGGATTTTACCGAACCAAGGCGAAACAGATTCAGAGAATCTGCACCCAGCTGCTCGAGGAGTTCGGGGGGGTAGTGCCCGATACGATCGAGCAACTCATCACACTTCCCGGCGTTGGCCGGAAGACCGCTAATCTCGTTGTAACGGTGGGGTATCAAAAACCCGGTATTTGCGTGGATATTCACGTGCACCGGATTTGCAACCGTTGGGGGTATGTAAAGACCAAGACGCCTGAGGAGACCGAACAGGCCTTGCGTGCCAAGTTACCGCCCCGGTACTGGATTACCTTCAACGACTTGCTCGTTCCTTACGGGCAAAACCTCTGCCAACCCGTCTCCCCCTTTTGCAGCCGCTGTCGGATCGTGAAGTATTGCGATCGGGTCGGTGTCACGAAAAGTCGCTAGCCCAGGGATTTTCCTAGCTCCTTTGTCGGTGTGCCGGCGGTTATATCCCCTACGCGAGGTCAATCAGGCATAGACACAGGAGGTGTACCATGCCCGACATCAATGCGCCCTACTATCCGCAACTACGGAGCGATGCGATCAAAGCCCAAATCGACCAACTCGAATCGCTCGAACGTCGAACTTCAGCCAATCCCTCCTTCGATGCGTTTGACGCGGACACGCAGGAGATCCTCGGCCGGATCTACGGGAAGGACCATCAATACTTGGAGTTCTATCAATATGCCACGCTGGGAGAGGCGGAAGCCTTGGTGAATTTGCCGGAGTCCGCGCAGGAGCCGCTCACGCGGGATCTGACCAAGACCGGTTTGCAACAACGCCGCCAAGTGTTAGAAAGCCTGCTGACCGAATTGGAAGGATTGGAGTCGGCTGAATCGGACTTGCTGGAGGGAGAAGACCGGGAAGATCCGCCCGGCCTCAGCTAACTCAGATAAACAACTTCGTTTCCGCTTGCGCAGTGAGGCTCAAGATTGCCGGGAGCCCGAGGACTTCGTCGACGTTCCGCTCGACGGCACCCGGTTCGACCCCCATATATTCTAAACCGGCGCTGCAGGCGATGAGGCGGAAACGCCCGACCAGGCGGGCTTCGTGAAGCATCTCGCTGATCCTGGGAACCTTCTTCTCTTTCAGCAAACGAGCGACTTGCTCCGCCGAGCCAGCGTATTCCGGTGGGAAGTCGAGCTCATCGATCCTCCCCTCGGCCAATTTCTTGATGGTCCAAAACAAGAGCACCACGATTACGTCTTTACCCATAGCGGCGGCGGTCAGGCCCAAGGTGGCGACCTGATGAAGTTTGTCGTAGGTGGCGTTATGGGCGAAAATGACGAACTTGGGCTGATTCGGCATGGTGATGATGGCGTCGCTGGGTTACTTTGATTGTTGCCGGGTCTTTACGCTGTTCACGAAGTCGGTGATGGCGGCATCGATTTCGGAGGGGCTCATTGATCGGTCATGGGTTTCGCTCTCATCCACGAGATAGCGCGGGCCGTCCTTCTCCTGTCGAACCACCACGGAATTTTCCGGGGTGACCTCGACGCGCATGAACCACTCCTTGTTCCCCCTGGTAATCACCACTTCCTTGCCGAGCCCGATTTTGGTGATTTCGATTTGCAGACCGGCTTCAGTAGTGGACGTCGTGGAATCCGCGGCCTTGGCCGGACCGGAAGAGTGAATGACTCCCAGCATGGTCATTCCCAAGATCAGGGCCAGCAGGGGAAGGCCCATCACGGGCGCAGCATGTGTGGAGCGAGCCTGCATGGGTGAGAATTATAGCCCGAGGTCGTGGGGTACGTAAACCGCCGTTGCCGAACCCTTTTCGCCGCTCGGACCCCCATGCTAGGATGCGCCGATCATGAACGACCTGATGGCCCAGATTTCCTCGTATGTGCCCGGACAACTGCTGATCTGGTTGGCCGTCTCCTCGGTGTTCATGTTCGTCGGGACGCTGGTCGCGATTCCCATCATTTTGATGAGGTTGCCTGCGGACTATTTTGATGTTCGCAAACCTCGCCCCTGGATGGAAAACCATCACCCGGTTCTTCGTCTGATCGGGCACATCGTCAAGAATGTGGTGGGGGCCATTTTTCTGTTTGCCGGATTCCTGATGCTCTTTCTTCCTGGGCAGGGCGTGCTGACCATGTTGATCGGCCTCTCGTTGATTGAGTTCCCCGGGAAGCGAAAGCTCGAGGCCAAGATCGTCGGGCAATCCACTGTGTTGAGCACGATCAACTCGATGCGAGCCAAGTTCGACAAGCCGCCGCTCATTATCGCTCCCGATCCCTAGCATTCGGTCGTCAGCGCTCGACAGAGAGCGTTCGAATGCGCAATTTCGATCCATTCCGCCTTTCCCGCTGATAGCAGAGAAGGTTTTTCCCATGGCGACACTCTACTTGATCGACGGCAGCGCTTACATCTATCGAGCCTTCTTCGCGCTCCCGCCGCTGTCCAATTCCAAGGGGCTCCAGACCAACGCCGTTTACGGCTTCACGGTCATGTTGCAGAAGATTCTGCGCGAACATCATCCGGATTTTGTGACCGTGGCATTCGATGAACGGGGACCGACGCTGCGGCATGAAGAGTTCAAGGAATACAAGGCGCATCGACCGCCCATGCCGGACGGGATGAGCGCTCAGATTCCTCTGATTCATCGCGTCGTCGAGGCCATGGCGGTTCCGATCGTAAAACAGGCCGGGTTTGAGGCCGATGACCTGATCGGAACGTTGGCGCGAAAGGCCGAAGCGGCCGGCATCGACGTGGTCATCGTGACCAGCGACAAGGACATGTTCCAACTGCTGACGCCCCGCACCCGTATCTATGACCCCGTCAAAGAGAAATGGTTTGCGGAGGCCGACTCGTTGATCCGTTTCGGCGTGGAACCGGCGCGCGTGGTCGAAATCATGGGGTTGATGGGGGACACCAGCGACAACATTCCCGGCGTAAAGGGCATCGGGGAAAAAACCGCGGTGAAGTTGATCACGCAGTTCGGCACGATCGAGCAATTGCTGGCGCGTCTCGACGAGGTAACCCCCGCACGCATCAAGCAGCTCTTAGTCGATCAGGGCGAGCAGGCGCGGATGAGCAAGCGGTTGGCGACGATTCAGCTGGATTGTCCGGTGGAGTTTGTCCCTGACCAACTCAAGGCAGCTTCGCCCCATGCTGACGCGTTGCTGGCGTTGTTCCGTGAATTGGAATTCACTACCCTTGCCAAGGCCGTTCAGTCGACACAACCGGTGGTGGAGCAGGCCGCGGTGGTCGTGCGCCGGATCGATGACGCGAAGGCGGCGACGGCGTTCGCTCATCGCCTGCGGGAGGGGGGGGTGGTCGGTGTCCAGGGTATGCTGACCGGGGAACCCGCTGTGCGTGCGCAGTTCCAGGGATTGGCGCTGTCTGGGGGGCCAGGCGAAACCGTCTTTGTTCAGGGCGAACCGGACGCCTGGCCGGATTCGATCAAGGATTCACTGCACGGCGATCGATGGCGGAAGGCGGCCCATGATCTCAAGCCGTTGCTGTTGGCTTGCCTGCGGCAGAGTTTCGAGGTCGGCTCCAACTGGTTCGACACGATGATTGCGGACTATCTCTTGAATCCGAACCGGCGGGACCACACGATTGAGGTGGTGGCGCTCGAGGCGAGCGGTAGGCGGATCGGGGCGGACCAACCGGATCAAAAGGCGCACGCGCCGCAGTCGTTGTTCGACGTGGATGAAGGGTTGATGCATCGGGCGGGCGAATCCGCGCTGGCGGTGGCCGAAGCGGTTCCGGCGCTCACAGAGCGTCTCAAGGAACAAGGCAGCCTGTCGCTGTTCGAGCAGGTGGAGATGCCGCTGGTTCCCGTGCTGGCCGACATCGAACGGAACGGGTTCCTGCTCGACGTTGAGGGGCTGCAGGGGTTGAGCAAGGAGCTGGACCGCGAACTGACCGTGATGATGGGGAGCATTCATCATCTGGCCGGGGGAGAGTTCAACATCGGGTCGCCGAAGCAGTTGGCGACGGTTCTGTTCGAGAAGCTGGGGCTCAAACCGTTGCGGAAGACAAAGACCGGCTACTCCACCGACGAAGACACGCTCACCCAACTGGCTGCGCAGCATGATCTGCCGGCCCAGATCCTCAACTATCGGACGCTGACGAAGCTGAAATCCACCTACGTGGACGCCTTGCCGCAATTGGTGAATCCTGAGACGGGTCGGCTCCATACGTCGCTGAATCAAACGGTTGCGGCGACCGGTCGGTTGTCCTCCACCGATCCCAATCTGCAAAACATTCCCGTAAAGGGCGAGTATGGACTGCGCATTCGGGAAGCGTTCATCGCTCCGAAGGGGCACACCCTGCTCTGTGCCGACTATAGCCAAATCGAGCCGCGCATCCTGGCGCATCTTTCCCAAGACCCGCGCCTGTTGCAGATCTTCGAACAGGGCGAGGATATTCACATGGCCACGGCCGTGGAGATTTTCCGGCTCTCGCGCGATCAGATCACGCGGGAGATGCGGCGGGCGGCCAAGGGCGTCGTGTTCGGCATCGTATACGGGATCAGCCCGTTTGGGCTTGCCGGCAACATCGGTGTGTCCCAAGCCGAAGCCAAGAAGTACATTGAGACTTATTTCGAACGCTACCCCGGCGTGCGGGCCTTGATGGACAAGAACATCGCCGACGGGAAGTCCAAGGGCTACACGACGACGATCCTCGGCCGCCGACGCCCCATTCCCGAGCTGCAGAGCGGCGACCAGACACAACGTGGATTCGGTGAGCGCATGGCGGTGAACAGTCCGATCCAGGGCTCGGCCGCCGACCTCATCAAGGTGGCGATGATCAATGTGCACCGGCGTCTGAAGGCGGAACTTCCAACCACAAAAATGATTCTCCAAGTGCACGACGAATTAATCTTCGAAACACCTGCGCGTGAGCTGGAGCAGGCGAAGGTGCTGGTGAAACAGGAGATGGAGGCCACCGGCTCAAAGCTCGGAATTTCGGTGCCGTTAAAAGTGGATGTTGGAGTGGGGCGTAATTGGCGAGTCGCCCATCCATAGGTGGGCACCACGATACTCATGACGCGTCACGAGATATGCATGTCTCCCCGAAAGCGCGCATTGACGATAAGCGAATCGGAGTTCCAGGACCTGGTGCGGCAGGCACTGGATGGGCTTCCGGAGGAATACGCCAAGTTGATTGTCGATGTCGCGGTGGTTGTGGAGGAAGAACCGACACCGGAGGTCCTAGCCGACCTCGATATGGACGAGAACGACGACCTGCTCGGCCTCTACCAAGGGCAATCCATCGACAAGGACTCCTTCTTCGGTCCCGCCGGCAACCTGCCAGCCAGAATTTCCATTTATCGCGGACCGATTCTCAGGCTGTGTCGAACCAGGCGAGAAGTGGTGCAGGAAGTGCGCGACACCGTCGTGCATGAGATCGGACATCATTTCGGACTCACCGACGACGATATGCCCTACTAGCGGCCGAGAGAAGGACTGGTTGCGGCGTTTTCGGTCGCACCGCAGGGTTTTCGAAACCCTTTTTTGATGAGAGAAGGTGCGGATCTTTTCAAGGAGGGTTTGAGACTGTACGTCGTGAATTGACTCACTTGAGACTATCCGGGTGGAGGTAGCTTCAGAATGTTACTTCGCCCACCTAGCGAGGATCCGTTCCAGCCCCCAGTAGATGCTCTTTCCAACCGAGGCTAGTTCGTTAAGCTCAAACCCATCATTTGGATTCTGCCGCGTGTCTTTGGATCAGGTAGTACGGTTTCCCCTTCTTCTCCAATCCCTCTCGAGGTTTGCCCGTTGCGAGCAGGGTCCATAAGTCGCTGAATCCGAGGGGTGGGTAGGTCACACCACATTCCTCGATTTCGTAACCAGGTAAACCGACAAAGGCTTGATGAAGGGCGCGCGATCCAAGCATGAACGGAAACTGATGGAGCGTTGTCTCGTCCGCTTCCTCCCGAAATTCTTGCAGCATGATTTTCCCGCCGCTGAGCAGCCTAATCTGATTGGCGACCGAGGGACGCAGTCCGACGGCGGCAATGCTGTCAGGTACAGGCGAAAGCTGGAGTAGCCGGCGGGTGATTTCGTCTGCCGGAGAGGTGACCACAACCGGCTTGAGGAATTGTTCGAGCGTGGCGAAACCAGCCATGATCGTGAGGCTGAGGGTGAGCAGGACCGGAAGGCTTCGGCGGCGGAACGTGAGGACATGCAGAATGGAAGAGAGGGCGACGACCATTGAGCCGCCGAAGATGATGCGATGGTCCATCCTTGCGCCGAGGACTGTCAGCAGCCCCCCGACCACGAAGCTGCCGGCTAAAAGCCACTGCACCAGACGAGCTGCGCGGTAGGCGGCGAATTCTTCCCGTGTGAATTGCCGCAGCAGATCGGCCAGCAGGAGGGCCAGGAGCGGATAAGTGGGAAGAAGATAGCGGCTGCGCATTAGATTGCCGAGTGAGAACACCAGAATGCTGAGCCCAAGCCAGCCAAGCACGAACCAGATCAGGCGTCGGTGTTGGTCGAGATAGGAGCGAAGCAGATCGCGCTGCGTCACGGCGACGGCCCCGAGCACCACCAGCCAGGGGGCGAAGAACCTGAGCGGAGTCAGGCTGTAGAGCAGCAGGTTCGTGAATAGGAAGGTCTGGGCGCCTTCGAGCCGTTCGCCGATCTGATCGTCGAACATCGTCGAAATCGCTTGGGGCCCGCGAAGCAGTAGCACGCCGAGAAACCAGGAGCAGGCAACGGCGATGCCGGCCAGCATCCATCCGCGGTGGATCAGGCCGCTGGAATCGTGACCGGATGATGGAGCGAAGCGGGCCATGCCCCATAAGAAGGGCAAGAGCAGCAGCGGGAGGAGCCCCTTCGTCGCGATTGCCAGGCCTGCCCCCACATAGAGCAGCGCGTGCCAGCGGGATTCGTTGCGACCGTTCAGCAACAGTTCCACCGCGCCCCACAGGCTTGTGGTGATGAATAGGCATTGGAGTATGTCCGGCGTCGATTTCGAAGCCGATTCCATGAACTGAATGTTGGAGGCCAAGATTGCCGCAGCTAAGATGCCGGTCGTACGGTCATGCGTGGCGGAGCGCGCGAGCAGATAGGTTACCCACAGGGTGCAGGCGCCGGCGAGGAGAAAGGGCAATCGGGAAGCGAACAGACTGATGCCGAGCGAAAGGTAGCTCGCGACGAGGACCCAATAGGTCAGGATCGGTTTACGGAAGCGAACCGTCCCGTCCGCGTATTTGGGAGTGAGGTAGTCACCCGTGCGGACCATTTCGATGGCGGCGTTGGTGTACCAGCCTTCGTCGAAGTGATAACGCGACAGGAGCGGAAGCGATCCGATCAGTGCGAGGATGAAGCACAAGACAATGACGGCGACGGACGGATGCCGGCTGTCAGATGGCATTGGGGGCGTGGAGGAGGGGGACTTCTCCGGCATCGTAGGCGACACGGGCGAAGAGTGGCACAGCGGATTGGCGGGAGGCAAGCGCTGGTTGAAGCCCGACGTTAGGCGTAGAGGCGAGATACGGTTTCGTTCAGGGTGAACAACATCCGATCGACCCTGGTATAGACGGCGTGGCCGAAGTAATGGTCGCGGACGTTGGCCGAGCCCGTGCAGTCCTTGTAATCGACCAGTAAGCATTGGCCTTCGCTGGGGAAGCGGCAGGCACGGCGCGCGCATTCCACCCAGCGCTCGAATCCGTCGTAGGGTTCCACCATTTCCCACACTGCCTTGTTTGCCGCCTTTGCCTGTTCTGAAGCCGGCACGGCATCGGTGCCCGCGGCCGCCAACTCCTGGACATAGTCGCCACCCCAGGCAATCGGCATCTCCATCGTGACCTGCGGCAGTTCCATCTTCGACAACCACGTCTTGCCGTCGGTCCGCAGATTGCGATGGTTCACGATATGGAGCAACTTGCCCATCCCCGACGGGTCCCAACCATAACGGACGGGCGTTCCGAGGGTGACGGCGTCCAGGGCCGCTCCGTTCATCAAGGTTCCGGCTGCGAGCAACGGTTCGATCCGCTGGATGCGCTGAGCATCGGCACCCGGCTGCGCAGTCGTCAACAGGTCGAGCAATCGCTTGCGTCCGGTGATCGGTGAAGGACAAAGGAGATTCGACGCCAGCGCGACGACGAGGCCTGCCTGTCCATGCGCATAGATCAATAGTCGATCGCCGGTGGTCCACCGTTGTTCAGTCACAATTGCGTGGAGGCGATCCAGCAGGCGGCAGGCTGCCAATGCGCGGCCCAGATGATGATGCTCGCCGGACCACAGCTCTCGCAGGCAGAGGATCGGTCGATCGGTTTTCTGATTCAGGGCCTTGCGGCATTGCTCGACGTAAGCAGCCGTGAAATTGCCTGCGTCGCCGAGTTGCTCGTCAAGTAAGGTTTTCGTGGCATCATCGTTCGGTAGCGGTGGGGTAAGCCCTCCCGGCAGGGGTGTGATGCCGTTGTCGCCTTCACGCATCAGCGACAGCAACGCATCGAGACCTGAGATCCCACGCGAGTAGCCGCGCTTGAGGCCGCCCACCTCATCCAGTCGTCCCATCCCGAACACGTCGGTTCCGGGAATCGATCCATGAAGGAAGAGGATGCCGCGCACACCGGCTCGGCTGAGCTGTTGGCCCAGTTTCCCCATGGCCTCTTGCCAAGTTGGAGAGTCGGGCGTGGCGGTCGCGGCAAATTCAGTCGTTCCCAGTCGCTCGGCGGGGTTCTTCCGGGACAACTCGTCGTGCTGAAAATTGTTTTCGATCGGCATGGGAGGTCTGTCATACCCGAAAGCGGGCGCAGAGTTCAACGGGATGCGAGGCAGGAAATGCGGCGTAGCAATTCAATGAGGGGAGCCGGGGTCCGCTTGGGAGAGGCGATGC
This portion of the Nitrospiraceae bacterium genome encodes:
- a CDS encoding endonuclease III; the encoded protein is MEPGEIHPALRIVTRDITQWQEPVVGVVARRSDRDPFLVLISCLLSLRTKDKTTAEASDRLFALAATPAAMRELSLPAIEKAIYPVGFYRTKAKQIQRICTQLLEEFGGVVPDTIEQLITLPGVGRKTANLVVTVGYQKPGICVDIHVHRICNRWGYVKTKTPEETEQALRAKLPPRYWITFNDLLVPYGQNLCQPVSPFCSRCRIVKYCDRVGVTKSR
- a CDS encoding glycosyltransferase family 39 protein, which encodes MPSDSRHPSVAVIVLCFILALIGSLPLLSRYHFDEGWYTNAAIEMVRTGDYLTPKYADGTVRFRKPILTYWVLVASYLSLGISLFASRLPFLLAGACTLWVTYLLARSATHDRTTGILAAAILASNIQFMESASKSTPDILQCLFITTSLWGAVELLLNGRNESRWHALLYVGAGLAIATKGLLPLLLLPFLWGMARFAPSSGHDSSGLIHRGWMLAGIAVACSWFLGVLLLRGPQAISTMFDDQIGERLEGAQTFLFTNLLLYSLTPLRFFAPWLVVLGAVAVTQRDLLRSYLDQHRRLIWFVLGWLGLSILVFSLGNLMRSRYLLPTYPLLALLLADLLRQFTREEFAAYRAARLVQWLLAGSFVVGGLLTVLGARMDHRIIFGGSMVVALSSILHVLTFRRRSLPVLLTLSLTIMAGFATLEQFLKPVVVTSPADEITRRLLQLSPVPDSIAAVGLRPSVANQIRLLSGGKIMLQEFREEADETTLHQFPFMLGSRALHQAFVGLPGYEIEECGVTYPPLGFSDLWTLLATGKPREGLEKKGKPYYLIQRHAAESK
- a CDS encoding metallopeptidase family protein, translated to MSPRKRALTISESEFQDLVRQALDGLPEEYAKLIVDVAVVVEEEPTPEVLADLDMDENDDLLGLYQGQSIDKDSFFGPAGNLPARISIYRGPILRLCRTRREVVQEVRDTVVHEIGHHFGLTDDDMPY
- the polA gene encoding DNA polymerase I; the protein is MATLYLIDGSAYIYRAFFALPPLSNSKGLQTNAVYGFTVMLQKILREHHPDFVTVAFDERGPTLRHEEFKEYKAHRPPMPDGMSAQIPLIHRVVEAMAVPIVKQAGFEADDLIGTLARKAEAAGIDVVIVTSDKDMFQLLTPRTRIYDPVKEKWFAEADSLIRFGVEPARVVEIMGLMGDTSDNIPGVKGIGEKTAVKLITQFGTIEQLLARLDEVTPARIKQLLVDQGEQARMSKRLATIQLDCPVEFVPDQLKAASPHADALLALFRELEFTTLAKAVQSTQPVVEQAAVVVRRIDDAKAATAFAHRLREGGVVGVQGMLTGEPAVRAQFQGLALSGGPGETVFVQGEPDAWPDSIKDSLHGDRWRKAAHDLKPLLLACLRQSFEVGSNWFDTMIADYLLNPNRRDHTIEVVALEASGRRIGADQPDQKAHAPQSLFDVDEGLMHRAGESALAVAEAVPALTERLKEQGSLSLFEQVEMPLVPVLADIERNGFLLDVEGLQGLSKELDRELTVMMGSIHHLAGGEFNIGSPKQLATVLFEKLGLKPLRKTKTGYSTDEDTLTQLAAQHDLPAQILNYRTLTKLKSTYVDALPQLVNPETGRLHTSLNQTVAATGRLSSTDPNLQNIPVKGEYGLRIREAFIAPKGHTLLCADYSQIEPRILAHLSQDPRLLQIFEQGEDIHMATAVEIFRLSRDQITREMRRAAKGVVFGIVYGISPFGLAGNIGVSQAEAKKYIETYFERYPGVRALMDKNIADGKSKGYTTTILGRRRPIPELQSGDQTQRGFGERMAVNSPIQGSAADLIKVAMINVHRRLKAELPTTKMILQVHDELIFETPARELEQAKVLVKQEMEATGSKLGISVPLKVDVGVGRNWRVAHP